ttttgtaggtgtttttggtcgttggtgtatggattagatataaaggatatgtaattttgttttcatgtaaataagtcatgaatgattactcatatttttgtaattttatgagatatttcatgctagttgccaaatgatggttcccacatgtgttaggtgactcacatgggctgctaagaactgatcattgaagtgtatataccaatagtacatacatctaaaagctgtgtattgtacgagtacgaatacgggtgcatacgagtagaattgttgatgaaactgaacgaggatgtaattgtaagcatttttgttaagtagaattattttgataagtgtattgaagtctttcaaaagtgtataaatacatattaaaacactacatgtatatacattttaactgagtcgttaagtcatcgttagtcgttacatgtaagtgttgttttgaaacctttaggttaacgatcttgttaaatgttgttaacccaatgtttataatatcaaatgagattttaaattattatattatcatgatattatcatgtatgaatatctcttaatatgatatatatacattaaatgtctttacaacgataatcgttacatatatgtctcgtttaaaaatcattaagttagtagtcttgtttttacatatgtagttcattgttaatatacttaatgatatgtttacttatcatagtatcatgttaactatatatatatccatatatatgtcatcatatagtttttacaagttttaacgttcgtgaatcaccggtcaacttgggtggtcaattgtctatatgaaacatatttcaattaatcaagtcttaacaagtttgattgcttaacatgttggaaacatttaatcatgtaaatatcaatctcaattaatatatataaacatggaaaagttcgggtcactacatctgccATCCACAATAACACTAGCTCTTTCTTGTTGAATTCGTAGTCCTTCGGGAATAAACAACAATACGCAAAAAGTTGCTTCAGTTGAGAGCCGGAAGAATACTATCATTTGAACTCCATATCTCACTCTTTAATAACTTATCCCATTCATATTCATCATTTCCTTTTCCTTTCAAGACCCTCCCAATTGCTATCAATGCCAAGGGCAAACCCTTACATTTCTCAGTGATCAGTCGAGCAACTGATATTAGTGATAGATGCTTGTGAAAATTAGGCTCATCTAGTGCAGATTTAGCTAACAAGGATAGTGCATCATTAACCGATAGAATTCCCAAAACATAAGGTTCAGCACAATTCATCACTTTTGAAACCTTGGTCTTCCGTGTGGTAACAATGATTTTACTGCCAGGCGCCCCTTTACGTGGTTTTTCAAGAACGTCCCATTTATCTTGGTCTTCATTCCAAACATCGTCTAACACGAGTAGGAACCTTTTGTTTAAAAGCCTTTCTTGAAGTGCCACGTGAAGCTGATCCAAATTAACAAAGTTTTTGTTCTCTCCGGTGACAGCTTGATAGATCTTATTGCTAATAGTGAGTACATCAAACTCCTCCGAAACACAGACCCACCTCTTGAGATCAAACTCATCTATAACTTTTCCATTGTTGTACAAAAGTTGGGCAAGAGTTATTTTCCCAACCCCACCTAAACCAACTATGGAGATGATGCTCACATTTTGATTACATGCTTCATCACCTAACAACTTGTTGAGCAGTTTTTCTTGATCTACTTCTCGACCGAAAACTTTAGACTTATGTATCAGTGATGTTTTTTCTTGATTTACTTCTCGaccgatgtatttaatacttttgtgaagtggaaagctatggtagaaaatgaaactaacttgaaagtcaagagcttgaagtcggataatggaggggaatatggtagtcttgagtttaaagaccattgtgcaaagctcggtattagaatgttgaaaacgataCCGGAAACACcgtaacacaatggggtcgccgaacgtatgaatcgtacgttaaatgaaagggctaagagtatgagactacatgccagtttgcctaaaatgttttgggcggatgcggttaacacgacggcttatttgataaataggggaccctcaacaccgttgggtttccgaattcccgaggaagaatggcaaggtaagaaggtgagttatggtcaccttaggatctttgggtgtaatgcatatgtgaagaccaaagatgcggataaagacaagcttaaagctaagtcaaagaagtgtattttcataggctacgggtcggatgaaatgggttatcgttgttgggacaacgaggctagaaaagtaattcgttcgcgagatgttacttttgatgaagattcggtctatggcaaaccggaaacggggagtcctaaaccgagtcaagttacttttgacgatgtttctattgatgatcttgcaggttctagtgggagtacgggaaacaatgaattgccaaataacggtgaggcgtcggaaaatgctaatgatggggatgattcggaaagcggtgatgatttcgaacatagtgcgagttctagtgatgaggaggatacaaatgaaaccggtccaaccattccggttactccaacaccaagacgctcgactagagtgcccaaacctaatcctaggtattctccatcagcaaactacttgctctataccgagaatggtgaacccgaaagttactttgaggcaagaaaaacaaaagaataaatacaatgggagcttgccatgaaagaagagatggggtcacttgagaagaataaaacttggtcactagtgaagttacctcatgataaaagggcgttgcaaaacaaatgggtgtatagaatcaagaatgagatggatggcaagaaaaggtacaaggctcgtttggtagtcaaaggctttcaacaaaaggaaggggttgactacaaagagatattttcaccggtagttaaaatgactactatccgtttggtactttctatggttgcatccgaagacttacatctagagcaactagatgtgaagactgcattcttgcatggtgatcttgttgaagagatctacatgaggcaacccgagggctttgaggtaaagggtaaagagaagtgggtttgtaagctaaagaaaagtttgtatggattgaagcaagcacctcggcaatggtacttgaagtttgacgagtttatgaagaagattggtttcttaagatgtgaagcggatcactgttgctacttgaagaaattcaagtcttcataTATAATCTTATTAtagtatgttgatgacatgttacttgcaggttcaaacatgtccgaaattaacaagttgaagggattactttcccgagaattcgagatgaaagatcttggcggtgctaggcaaatacttggcatgagtattgtgcgtgatcgtttgaagggtactctatacttgtctcaatccaaatatatagaGAAAGTAGTAAagaggttcaacatggaagattcaaaggctcgttctatgcctttgggaagcaccttaaagtTATCGAAAATTCAATCACCAAAGTCggaaagagacaagaaggatatggaaaaggttccatatgcatcggccgtgggtagtattatgtatgccatggtttgtacaagacccgatattgctcaagcagtgggagttgtaagtcgttatatgtctaatccgggaaaagagtattgggaagcggtcaaatggttgcttcgttatttgaaaggtacttctaatatgggattgtgtttctccaaaaacaatctcatacttagaggttatgcggatgctaatttgggtggatgtgatgattcggggaaaagcactacgggttatgttttcacaatggggaagatggcgattagttggttatctcgattgcaaaagagtgttgctttgtcaaccaccgaagccgaatacatggctattacggaagcttctaaagagctagtgtggttgaagaacttcttaggtgagttgggtaaaagacaagactattgcgtcttgtattgtgataatcaaagtgcagttcatcttgggaagaatccagtgtttcatagtcgaacgaaacacatcaagataaggtatcattttattcgacaacatataaatgatcgcactttattcttggagaaaatccttggtacgaagaatcctgccgatatgtttactaaggtggttacgacggagaaattgaggttttgcattacctcaattggtcttctcatgaattgatgagagaagaccccagctagagatgtgaatggtgttacaagtttaacaagtagtattgaagaccttttatcgaaagtctactcatccgaagaatgtgttgagcgtgtgtgtcccaaatggtatttggcggtaatcgaaggtggtttaatgttcttggttaattcattgatatgattggagttttgttcaaagtctccaagtgggagatttgttggagtatggagacatttatacaaaacgagagGAAAAAAAAACGGTATCAGCGCATCACggggtcagatgcggcgcatcctcaACTGATGTGGCGCATCTGGTGCTGGTTCTCGAATTTGAAACGTGAAAAGCAAGTGACGCGGCGCATCAcacatcagatgcggcgcatctggtgtctggcagcaagttggcaagttgcaacctttacatccgagcctgctttggcctcctttcactttaggtgcaaagttaatcactttacacctaaaattagggctgtgatcatgccattacaaggtggaaagcatggctagttggtaaacaagatgattacttgtcatgatgaagattcctagctagttgtcatggtgttcttgttttctcctatatatagaactcattgtatgcaattgtaaaATACCACATACAGATTCTcagtaataaacactctctagttggtccgtggactaaagcaatcacaacgattgcatataaccacgttatatcttgtgtcgatttacttttttcgcatttatattctttcgttcattaagtgggtgagTGATCTTgaagaatcacttgcgttgtttgggtcctaatatcctaacaactggtatcagagcacaaggtttcgttaagggaacgatggcggaagatgggaagtttagaatcgaccgattcgatgggagagactttggcttttggaagatgcaaattgaagattacttgtatcaaaagaagctacaccaatccttgttagagaccaagcccgaaagcatggacgatgccgattggacgcttttggatcgtcaagctttgggtgctattcgtctttcacttgctaagaacgttgcatacaacgttctgaatgagaagacgacgtttgcttgcttgaaagcactctctaacatgtatgagaaacctacagctgcaaataaggtatttctcatgcgtcaattgtttaatactaagatgaaggaaggtatgagtgcaacggatcatatcaatgaatttaataatatcgtttcaagacttgaatcgatagagattaagtttgatgatgaactaaaagcacttatcttgctttcatcattaccagaaagttggtcgggtacggttaccgcggttagtagctatacaggaactactaagctagcgtttaaagctataagggatttgattcttggtgaagatactcgtaggagaaactcgggggaatcaacatccggttctttgttaagtactgaCAACCGGGGTAgaaaatttgaacgcggtgagaagaagggtaggaagaagtctaagaagaggtattcatcgaaagatagaagtgaggttacttgttggggttgcaatcaaaaggggcatttTCAAAGAaattgcaaaaatggttccgcgaaaggtgtaaacttagccgaaggggaaagtgatgatgcacttttgtgtagtgttgaaaattctatggagtcttggattttggattcgggagcttcgtttcatgctactcatatcaaaagcatgatgaagaattttcgttcatatcaaggcaaggtgagattggcgaacaacaagcaactcaacatagagggcattggagatgttgttttgaagactactcttggttctaattggactttgaagaacgtaaggtacattcctaaattgaaaaggaaacttatttcggttggtcaattagatgatgaaggtaatgcggttacttttgaaaaccgataatggaaggtggttaagggtagtagtattgtggctcgtggacataaaaggggaacactttatatggttgaagtgtttgatgaagacacggtggttgctacgattAATGTTGTGTCCGAATCAACTCTAATGcgccgaagactcgggcatatgagtgagaagggtatgaagatgcttgtttctagtgggagaattccagatttgaaaaaggtagaacttgggttttgcgaaccatgtgtatatgggaagcaaaagaaggtgacttttgggaaatcagggaatgcacctaagttggagaaattggagctcgttcatacggatgtgtttggtccaaccaatgtagaatcacatggaggttctcgctattatgtcaccttcattgacgactccactcgaaaggtatgggtttattttcttaaagctaaatccgatgtatttaatacttttgtgaagtggaaagctatggtagaaaatgaaactaacttgaaagtcaagagcttgaagtcggataatggaggggaatatggtagtcttgagtttaaagaccattgtgcaaagctcggtattagaatgttgaaaatggtaccggaaacaccgcaacacaatggggtcgccgaacgtatgaatcgtacgttaaatgaaagggctaagagtatgagactacatgccggtttgcttaaaatgttttgggcggatgcggttaacacggcggcttatttgataaataggggaccctcaacaccgttgggtttccgaattcccgaggaagaatggcaaggtaagaaggtgagttatggtcaccttaggatctttgggtgtaatgcatatgtgaagaccaaagatgcggataaagacaagcttgaagctaagtcaaagaagtgtattttcataggctacgggtcggatgaaatgggttatcgttgttgggacaacgaggctagaaaagtaattcgttcgcgagatgttacttttgatgaagattcggtctatggcaaactggaaacggggagtcctaaaccgagtcaagttacttttgacgatgtttctattgatgatcttgcaggttctagtgggagtacgggaaacaatgaattgccaaataacggtgaggcgtcggaaaatgctaatgatggggatgattcggaaagcggtgatgatttcgaacatagtgcgagttctagtgatgaggaggatacaaataaaaccggtccaaccattccggttactccaacaccaagacgctcgactagagtgcctaaacctaatcctaggtattctccatcagcaaactacttgctctataccgagaatggtgaactcgaaagttactttgaggcaagaaaaacaaaagaatccatacaatgggagcttgccatgaaagaagagatggggtcacttgagaagaataaaacttggtcactagtgaagttacctcatgataaaaaggcattgcaaaacaaatgggtgtatagaatcaagaatgagatggatggcaagaaaaggtacaaggctcgtttggtagtcaaaggctttcaacaaaaggaaggggttgactacaaagagatattttcaccggtagttaaaatgactactatccttTTGGTACTTtatatggttgcatccgaagacttacatctagagcaactagatgtgaagactgcattcttgcatggtgatcttgttgaagagatctacatgaggtaacccgagggctttgaggtaaagggtaaagagaagtgggtttgtaagctaaagaaaagtttgtatggattgaagcaagcacctcggcaatggtacttgaagtttgacgagtttatgaagaagattggtttcttaagatgtgaagcggatcactgttgctacttgaagaaattcaagtcttcatatataatcttattgttgtatgttgatgacatgttacctgcaggttcaaacatgtccgaaattaacaagttgaagggattactttcccgagaatttgagatgaaagatcttggcggtgctaggcaaatacttggcatgagtattgtgcgtgatcgtttgaagggtactctatacttgtctcaatccaaatatattgagaaagtagtagagaggttcaacatggaagattaAAAGGCTCGTTCTATTcctttgggaagcaccttaaagttatcaaaaagtcaatcaccaaagacggaaagagacaagaaggatatggaaaaggttccatatgcatcggccgtgggtagtattatgtatgccatggtttgtacaagacccgatattgctcaagcagtgggagttgtaagtcgttatatgtctaatccgggaaaagagcattgggaagcggtcaaatggttgcttcgttatttgaaaggtacttctaatatgggattgtgtttctccaaaaacaatctcatacttagaggttatgcggatgctaatttgggtggatgtgatgattcggggaaaagcactacgggttatgttttcacaatggggaagacggcgattagttggttatctcgattgcaaaagagtgttgctttgtcaaccaccgaagccgaatacatggctattgcggaagcaactaaagagctagtgtggttgaagatcttcttaggtgagttgggtaaaagacaagactattgcgtcttgtattgtgataatcaaagtgcagttcatcttgggaagaatccagtgtttcatagtcgaacgaaacacatcaagataaggtatcattttattcaacaacatataaatgatcgcactttattcttggagaaaatctttggtacgaagaatcctaccgatatgtttactaaggtggttacgacggagaaattgaggttttgcattacctcaattggtcttctcatgaattgatgagagaagaccccagctagaaatgtgaatggtgttacaagtttaacaagtagtattgaagaccttttatcgaaagtctactcatccgaagaatgtgttgagcgtgcgtgtcccaaatggtatttggtggtaatcgaaggtggtttaatgttcttggttaattcattgatatgattggagttttgttcaaagtctccaagtgggagatttgttggagtatggagacatttatacaaaacgagagGAAAAAAAACGGTttcaacacttgcacggattttaCAGATTTCGGGAAGCGTGAAACAATCAAATGCGGCGCATCCAAGGGTGGATGCGGTGCATTCATAGAGCAAAAAGGTCCGAAGGTTTTAGATGCGGAGCATTAAGCTGATACGGCGCATCAGggggtcagatgcggcgcatcctcaactgatgcggcgcatctggtgctAGTTCTCGAATCTGAAACGTGAAAagcaagtgatgcggcgcatcacacatcagatgcggtgcatctggtgtctggcagcaagttggcaagttgcaacctttacatccgagcctgctttggcctcctttcactttaggtgcaaagttaatcactttacacctaaaattaaggctgtgatcatgccattacaaggtggaaagtgataatgctaaaaacgaacatatatttcatagcattattcctcaagaaagacaagcttttagttgcaattgttctatttacaagtgatattcgtttaaataataaaaggtgaagacaaaagacagattcgacgaattgaagacgcaaacgaccaaaaagctcaaaagaacaaaagacaatcaaagaggttccaattattgataagaaacgtctcgaaatcacaagagtacaagattcaaaacgcaaagtacaaaatataaaattgtacgcaaggacgttcgaaaatccggaaccgggaccagagtcaactctcaacgctcgacgcaacggactaaaaattacaagttaactatgtatataaatataatataatatataattaattatattaattatatatatattatatttataaataaaaaaaaccgtcggcagagaaagactccaaggactgagctgtaaattcattctccgcgactcgcggagattgaagaggatttcaccgcgagtcgcggagccccaaaaatcaacttttcctataaaagcaaccgaattctgatcgcaattcataatctttttcttctcttatcatacgtaaacgatatatatatatatatatatatatatatatatatatatataaaatttatattttaattttaattttaattataattctaataataagggtatgttagcgaatattgtaagggtgtaagtcaaaattctgtccgtgtaacgctacgctatttttaatcattgtaagttatgttcaacctttttatattaatgtctcgtagctaagttattattatgcttatttaaaacgaagtaatcatgatgttgggctaattactaaaattgggtaattgagctttgtaccataattggggtttggacaaaagaacgacacttgtggaaattagactatgggctattaatgggctttatatttgtttaactaaatgatagtttgttaatgttaatataaagatttacaattgggcgtccctataaattaccatatacactcgatcggacacgatgggcggggtatttatatgtacgaataatcgttcatttaaccggacacgggaatggattaatagccactagaataattaaaacaggggtgaaattacattcaagggtaattggtgtaattgttaacaaagtagtaaaaccttggtttacacgcagtcgataacctggtgtattcattaaacaaagtattaaaaccttgttacaattcgaatccccaattagttggaatatttaacttttgggtataataataatttaacgaggacactcgcactttatatttatgactgatggactgttatggacaaaaaccagacggacatattaaataatccaggacaaaggacaattaacccatgggcataaaactaaaatcaacacgtcaaacattatgattacggaagtttaaataagcataattcttttatttcatatttaatttcctttattttatatttaattgcacttctaattatcgcacttttatttattgttatttaattgcacttttaattatcgtactctttaattatcgcaagtttattttatcgcacttttattattcgcaatttcattatcgttatttactttacgctttaatttaagtcttatatttattttatattttacattaggttttaactgtgactaaagtcttaaaatcgacaaactggtcattaaacggtaaaaaccccccctttataataataatattacttatatatatgtttgtatttttataaaagtaaactaatatagcgttgagctttgcttaaagatttccctgtggaacgaaccggacttactaaaaactacactactttacgattaggtacactgcctataagtgttgtagcaaggtttaagtatatctattctataaataaataaatatcttgtgtaaaattgtatcgtatttaatagtattttctgctaaaattaataactattttatatacccctctgctttgacatcagaaagcatggctagttggtaaacaagatgattacttgtcatgatgaagattcctagctagttgtcatggtgttcttgttttctcctatatatagaactcattgtatgcaattgtaatATACCACATACAGATTCTcagtaataaacactctctagttggtccgtggactaaagcaattacaacgattgcatataaccacgttatatcttgtgtcgatttacttttttcgcatttatattctttcgttcattaagtgggtgagTGATCTTgaagaatcacttgcgttgtttgggtcctaatatcctaacagcaTATTATAACCATACATAAAGTTATCAGCTATATCAGCCATATTAGTTAAAAAATTTGGTATGATATTGAATACCGATACCTCACCGGTGCCATGAGATTCATCATTGAAGTTTCTTCGCATAGTTTCGGTGGCCATATCATCGAGTACATCTT
This genomic stretch from Rutidosis leptorrhynchoides isolate AG116_Rl617_1_P2 chromosome 11, CSIRO_AGI_Rlap_v1, whole genome shotgun sequence harbors:
- the LOC139875692 gene encoding putative disease resistance RPP13-like protein 1, with amino-acid sequence MAKNNGFKTYRVNTILILHVIAIQETKCCLVTYSWIENLWRSPDFSFIQKEAMGFSGVLTATVTVLLEKLLSGGLIKLTGFEGIESQLKDLQTTWKFIDAVLADASKKQITDRSVNVWVHDPRGVAYDMEDVLDDMATETMRRNFNDESHGTGEVSVFNIIPNFLTNMADIADNFMYDQEKLLNKLLGDEACNQNVSIISIVGLGGVGKITLAQLLYNNGKVIDEFDLKRWVCVSEEFDVLTISNKIYQAVTGENKNFVNLDQLHVALQERLLNKRFLLVLDDVWNEDQDKWDVLEKPRKGAPGSKIIVTTRKTKVSKVMNCAEPYVLGILSVNDALSLLAKSALDEPNFHKHLSLISVARLITEKCKGLPLALIAIGRVLKGKGNDEYEWDKLLKSEIWSSNDSILPALN